taaaactatCAATTTTACaagtgactaaaatgtgactaaaactaaaagcattttcgtccaaaagactaagactaaaactaaaagggctgccaaaaacaacactgttaCGCAGACCACCCAGCCCCACTTCCCtccagtattttttattttccttgaaaataaaataaaatccttaTTCTCTCAGTAACTCCTGTTGAATGCAATCGTTTTGAAACACAATGATTATTAACAAAGGGGccacattttttctttctcgGACGCAAACATCGGTTTAAGTTCATATAGCCTACGCTTTATCAATATTTTCTCCGCTACTCTTTTCGCGATGTAGACCGTGTTGATTTTTCTTTCCATGTTAGCCTACTCTTAAATGTATTGTACATTCATCATAAGTTTTACAGAGTTTCGTATTGATTTCGCCACTATACTGAAATAATTAGCTCTTTTTTCCCCCTAATTGGTGCAAACTTAAGCAACCGCTCACGCATTCATCACAGCGTCAGTCTTTGCGCTATATCACCACCTGCCCAGATAATAACCAGACTAAATCTGTCAGTCAGGTCTGTTATTATTTTTGAGTCTCGTGATCATACATTTGCCATTGTGTATCTGGAAGCGGCGACGTCTCCGGCTGCTGTTGGAGATATGCTATTAGGCGGATTAACTCACTTTTTACAAACTCTTTTAAAGCACATTGTGTTTCTCGACACATACACTAAATACAAACtcaagtattttaacaaatGTTCTTTCCACTATTAAACGATAAGTCACTGCCGTCACCTATTCTCTATTCTGTCTGGCTTTAAATTGTCGGCTCATCCTTCGTTCTTCAGGACTGTGTTCGAACCCAAAGTAGTGCACTAACTAGCTCCAACTCTTGCTGCCGACTTTAAACGCTGTTCCTTGTTTTTATCAAACCCTGATGGGTACATACAGCCTTACCAGGGTTTTCAGCACTCGCAGTGGCGCACTCCGCCCGTTTCCTTCACGTGAAGTCAAATTCACGGGTCATTTATGAATTTCAAAACTAACGTTGAATATACGTCACCTGCCAGACGATTCGTTTTGCCAGTTGATGGTGGAGCCATGACACTGATTTTACAaattattagggctgggcaaaaaaatctatttttcgattaatcgttttttaaaacttggtcgattcagaatccattctcaaagagcagaatcgatttttttcccccatattttttctgcaaacattgaacataagattaacgttaatcaaattattagtcttcttcactagttgtcaccctctttttttgccttgcgcgatgttaccaaggagcctgtcattctttcattcagtgcttaaaatggcggttttagatgcttcatcgacgttgatgccaccttcacataaaaagtaagaggtatggaagcattttagatttcgcaagcaagacgacaacgttagtgttgtggcttttaatttctttttattaattacccacttttAAACTGCTGTTtactgttctttttttattaatatagtatttgtattaaatctacaAATTATGTCTGAAATTAATCATGGCTTAATTCTGTCCCAGGATCCCTGCATACTCTAAATATTTCTTTATGATCCCTAGTCTGCTACTCTAGATTCCCTTATAGTCGATCTGTTTAAAAGGGTGCTGCACCAGGTAATTTATTAATCTTTTAAGCGTTTTTATTAgcccataaaataaaaaatcctgCTAGGAATGGACCTGGCAAAGTTGACATCAAACTATGCCCACTTACTGATTCACAGCATTTTTGATGCCCGCTGGCCTATTATACCGCCTCCAAACCCGTATCGCTGTTTGTTTAGCTTCCTGTGGGAAAAAATCAGACGCAAATTTAGTTTCGACTCGCAGTCTGAAATATGTTGGTTTTTGTTTTCACAATTCTTTCTACTTTTACTGAAAATGTTTAATCTAACCACCCGATGCTATTCCAGCAGTGCATCACCCTGCAGTTCAAAAAGTTTTAAAGATTATTGCATTCTGATCACTGAGTGCAAATCATTGCACTTTTTGGGGAGTTTCTTGGGTTTTTACTTAAATTTTCTCGAGCATTCTCATTTGACTGCAGGCGGGACCTACCCGTCCGATGCCGTGAGCATCTCGGCTAAAGCGCACTTCAGATGCTTCGTCAAACGCCTAATTCGAATGCCTCGTTTCGCTATTTAAATTTCTTACTGTCCACAACAGCATTTCCCCGCTCGACTGCACGCAGAGCCGTCCCGTCCGGTGTTACAAGCATCTTAACCAAAGCTACCATCTGAAGCTGCCTGCGACGGCCTCCCAGTCAGTTTGCCTAAACTCGTTTAATACCGCACCTTGTTTTAGTTTGCGAAAGCGCTCCCCGTTTGACTGCCGGCAGGGCTTTCCCGTTCAATGCTGCAAGCATCTCAGCCAAAGCCCCCGTCAGATGCCGCGAGAGCCCTCCCAGTCAAACCACTAGTTTTCCCACTGCTTTCCGTAGGTCCCGTGACAGGGACAGAGGTGAGGagattttttgcagcatccctcctccaaTTGGCTTTAAAGCGTCAAAAGCCATGCCCTCCCTTTCCtacagtatatactgtacaAAGACATCAACTACCGGTGCTCATACAGTATACTGCGCTTCTCCTCTTGTCATGCGTGCTCCAGTGAGGAACTGAATGGCAGTGAATGATCAGATACGGCAGCGCTTCGTGAGAAATGCGTCGACACATCTTGTTCGTTATATCACAATATCTGAGCATCACAATATTTCCTGTCACACTGCACCGTTAATCGATACAATAGATTGTTTTAACTGATAGtcatgatgtttttattttgaatcAGCCCTTTAAATTACCGTATGTATGTAGGTAGTGATttataatacataaataaaatttcATTTGCCTGCTTacctttttaaatgacaacGTCAACATTGTTGCTGTATAATTACACTGGCAAATTCATCATGGCAGACAAAATAAATGGCAGATGAAGGGTTTAATTAATACAGGTTAAAGTTTTAATCTTTtgtgtttaaatttaagtgatgcAACTCGAATTAGAATTAAAGTAAGAGCTCACAAACAATTAGCTCTAAACtctgcttaatttaatccttgttggtgcaaGATTTAGTTGCATATGTGAGTGATTTACTCACAAGCCGTTTATCTGAGTAGTACACAGAGccatagttcactgacaatcggggcaattCCGCATTCTTAATTCACATAATTGTGGATGATTCACCTgcaaaatagcttttcagtGAACTAccgctttgtgtagtaaatgctagggctgtgacggtggcaAATTTTTACCACCGCGGTGGAACCATCAACAACAACCGCTGGTGTTGCAGTGGTGGGGTCCATGGGGGGGTTAGGGTGGTTTAAatggtgaaagaaaataaagtttcaCTAAATGCGCTTCCTGATGCGCGCGACTTTAACCTggtaaaatttttatttcacaaCAAAAGACAAACGTGATGTGTATGTATCACTGTCACTGGAGACCAAAAGAAACTAAAGCAGACGCACAACACAGTGACATGGCTAAACTCCAACGTGCTGAGTTATGCTAAAATCCACCAGTTTAGTGGAAACGCCATACATGGTAATGTAGCGGAGATTTGtgtattaacataaaacaatgttataaatttgtatcttaggctttaaattactgtagaacttttgttattattatttcacgtgtaaaaaaaactgcaatttttacttattattttgtttaatcattCACTTGATATGTGACGTCACACAACCGCCGGTGGCACTTCACCACTGCGGTGGCATTgcaccaccgcggtggtgcGGTGGTCATGACAACCGTCCCACCCCTAGTAAATTCCACCTGAAAgatgatggcgatttactactaatcaagaaAACTGCTTTACTGGCGAGATGCTCATGACAATCCCCTCAAATATTTCGCCCAGCCCTAGTTGTTCATTTAGGACACtttattgttttaacatgttgaCATTTTTGGTATTTCTAATCAAGACTTCTAACTGGTTGCTTTTATTCACAGCTCAACACACGCACAACAGAAGAATCTCCTTCAAATTCAGAGTTGAGCGAGGATGAATATATACCAGAGACAGAGGAAGAATCAGACTCTGAATCAGACAATAAATGGAGTGAGTGTGTGTCATCTCAGGCCCCCCGAAATTTGAGCGAGGCAAAATGGAACTGTCCACAACTTCTTCCCTTTGCTGACGATGTGAAAAAAATGCACCAGTATCTTGACAGACAGAGTAAGGAATACCAAGCAAAACTTGAAGAAGAACCAAGTAACAAGCACTGGGCAGAACTTGCAAAAGTGACACTCTGTCAGGTGATACTATTCAATCGTAGAAGGGAAGGAGAGGTATCCAAGATGGCCCTTAATGCTTTTATATTGAGGGATACCTCATCGACTCATCCAGATGTAGAGCTTGCTCTGTCAGACCTTGAGAAAAGACTTTGTAAGCACTTCCAGAGAATCGAGATAAGAGGCAAACGTGGACGAAAGGTCCCCATTCTACTTACACCTGAAATGATGAAATCATTGGAGTTACTGGTGAACCATCGCCGCGAGTGTGATGTGCTTGATGAGAATGCATATGTGTTCGCGAGACCACAAGCCCTCAGCCACTTCAGAGGTTCAGAAGCTATTCGTGAAATTGCTCGAAGCTGTGGGGCTAAACATCCAGAGGCATTGTCCTCTACTAAACTGAGAAAGCACATGGCCACCATGTCCAAGGTCCTCAACTTGAAGGATAATGAAATGGATGACCTTGCTGACTTTTTAGGACATGACATCAGGGTGCATCGGCAGTTCTACAGGCTACCTGAAGGTACCTTACAGCTGGCGAAAATCAGCAAAGTTCTAATGGCCATGGAACGAGGTCAGATAGTAGACTTCAAAGGAAAAAATCTCGATGAGATCCAGATTGATCCAAAAGGTATAACAGGCCTGAGTAAATAAAGTAAATTAATTTACACATTTTCTCCATAGATTTATTTGGCAGATGCATGTTATGTTCAGCAAGTAACACAACCGTTGGTTATAGACAATTGTTGAATGTAGCCTTCAAAAAATTAGTTGCTAGCTAATCATTTTGTCTTATGTGGTTGCTGTTTTTTTTAGAGCTGGTACTGATGGACAGTGATGTATCAGACTCTGAAAATGAGAAAGCGATGACTGGAAATTATCCTTCAAGTTCAGCAGGTATGTAGTCAGTGTTGCATCTTCtacaccaggggtctccaacacgTCGCTCGCGAGCTACTGGTAGCTCTTGTCTTAATTGCAGGTAGCTCGCTGGTGggtttgattatttatttatttatttattttctgtggttatggcgcatttggatgtctggttagtgTTACAAGCGCCAGTGGTACTTAAACTGGGTGCGTGTTGGACGTCGCGTTGTAGACCGGTGTTGTATATGACATCAGTAATTTAACATGTATGatccaaaaacaaacagataagtcCGCGCATCCGTGCCGCTGCAACCGGCCGATGCGCGCAACGCAGTGAAGCCCGCGCCATGGCAACCGGCCGATCCGCGTGACGCTTTGAAGCCAAACACACCTCGAGTCGAGGCACTATGGTTAaaaaggatgccgtgattttcGGATTCACTTTTGGTAAAACGAAAATACAGTCGTCGTCACAAGTTCAATGGGTTAttatctcatatttaaacatcaaatgtcaagaaaTACCAAAGACTCAAACTagcattacatcttgactgagaacaGGTGAGAGGACGGCATGACACAGCTAACGTTaatcgctaaaatgatagcaaaagacttaaagctgCATAATATTATGgagcttgtgctttgactgaATGTGTCTAAAAGCATGCTGATGATGCGCATCCACGAcaggagttaaactttctgtccagtacataacttagttttgcatttacataagttttgcattttgtgcagatgcacgttgtataatacatttatgttgtatcaaggcttaatattatgtagagtgcgtcatacagtatataaagcgcatcagtttgtgtttattaaccccttagtttcacttcatcacgcagcttttcctgttagaggtttctgttaaaaaacattactatttcattaataatctagaatgtgtttatttttctgtcatagtttcttcaaaattaagttttatttgagtgtttttaataaaaatattttcatttccaCAATAACGCCCTTTCCATTGCCCGCCCTCAGTTAATCCAGTCATCGTTTTttagacctatggattaatcgaaatgaaaaaacgACATACATGCACTTCCCTAATATGAATCCAAAAGCAGTAAATAGTCTATGTATGTTTGGATCATCTTTCTAAATCTGATCATTAATAAATGAtttgttttattcaaaatgtgtttttttttggaaGACCCATACataagaggtgataaaaagtataaatacacaacatgaaagtttttttgttgttgttgtttaagaggatctgttctttcatttgatgtatggtttatgtataaagaaaagcattttctggaaggtattacaattttgtgaaaaatatttaaaaaaaaaatgctggcactgggtggcaactttaaaaaaaaaaaatgctgtaggGGAAAGAGTTCAAATCACAGTGGGTTAATAGATCGTTATCTATTAACTAAATTTAGGTATTACGTGACACAAGTAGCTCTCgaccacttttattttttagaataaaaaacattgaaaaaaggttggagacccctgttcTACACTTAGCAGGCAATAATTATCATTGACGACttgaattaaaaacaaaagaacTTGTTTATTGTAGATTCATGCAGTGTTATACAAGAAGAAATGCACTTCTTCCTTCCAGCCTAGCATTCCAGCAAAGAAATATGGGCAATGTATTCTTATGGAGAACAGTACAATTTTTAAACTGTTACTGTTGTCATTTTTGGAAAACAATTAattaaacattatattaaacattctcacttttacaaatttaatttaattcacaaCCATCAGCTACTAATAGGGAATGATGGAAAAGTTAGAAATAGCTAAGTATTACTGGAAGAAAAATTGAGAGTGCTTACGGATTTTTAGGAGTTTTATTCAATAATCTTTTAATAAAAGAGAGCTGTTGTGTGTCCAGACTACAGATAAATCGAGAAGGTTAgagttgtttttgttgtttcacATGTTAATCTTGGTTTAAAACATGTGACACAATTACTGGTTACTAAATTGTCAATATTCTGTGTGATTATTgaatattgcatattttgaaaGTCTTCTCACTTGTGCTCATATGTTTATAACAGGCAAGAACGATAAAAAAGTGCATCCGATTGGCAAGGACTTGAGGAAACCACACGCAGCAAAGAGTAAGCTGGTTTTTAATTATCTTATGAAATGGGTCACACTTTACATTTTTCTGTGAAAGTTCAGTCAAAATCAAGTAATTTCAGTTTGAAATGGCCAAATAGATAGTGTGTGTTTTTCAGTGATTTGTGTTGGTGGAGCGTTGTTAACAGCAGCATAGAAGATATAAAATGAACGGAGTGCTCTAAAAAGAAACTGCATGGAGAgaatttaattcaaatttatttgtatagcgcttttcacagtTTACACTGTTGCGAAGCAGCTTTACAAAAGGACAGAATGTGGAATacacataaaacacaacattttagaaaaaaaattatggatcAATTTGTAGTCCAAAGTTGGCATCGACTGAAGTCCTTGCAAGGGCAGATGTCATCTTTCCATATGTGTTAGGTCATCTGAAGGATGCAGGATTCTCACTGGAGCTGGCGTAATCGCTAGTTACCTCAGGTTAAGTATCCCAACGTAGAAACagaaaagcaaatacaaaaaataagcaAAGCTGCTGTTCATAGCTTGTTTTAGGAAGTGACTAGTTAATAAGTTATTTATGACTAAATGCAAAATTACAAGATGCAAGTATGTCTGTTACTGTTTTGCTTGACCCCAAAGGAGTTCAAGAAGTCTGTCAACATAAGTCCTAAAGCATCATTTTCACCAAaagttttctgttttgatttattttggattgtttaactcacagtattgaattggttatgtaccatctctgtataaaaataatattactgctctatgtgtaactgcatagcaagcaacatgatgatatgCTTATTATACACTTATATTGAGATTAGTGAGttgcatacatagccatctttgatcttttgcacgtgtctcctaatctttgcttgtgtcgtcaatgtaagctgtgacttAAACTAACGAACCCCTCTgcagctgagtaacagctgagtaagcccaggttacagctcttctctgtcccgaccagctgatcgcattgtgacaatgatatgattgacgtgaggtgcagattaaaaatctgatcacgcattccttattctcgctgtcacagaaagcgTGTCTCATGAttgcgtagcaacgaaagacgcgcaacctctcacgcacttttgaaagaacaaaacagcgcgttgacacgtgtttaacatgcgcttttagacacgacacgtaaacgtttacatcaataatcaaacgaatatacaactaagtaaataaaaatctttctgcgggccgaattatgtttgacagaagacttgcgctgaacgcggagacttccgacacttaatatgttcgtgtggaaacgcacgtattatgtttcgcacaggcgcacacaaaaGATTGCATTCGGCCTTTCGGTGCATGTGTGCACCGTGCCAaaagccctgaaccgaaacggtccggtaCGAATACatgtaccgttacacccctaataataGATCCATTGATTGCCACCGAGTAGCTGACGGATGTATTCCATCAAAATGGCTGACACGTGGCTAGGGGGTCACGTGACTTGGAGATCCCTATAAGGCATTTTTGTCTTATATATGATAGAGTAACCTTAAgcacaattatttaaaatgacttaaacTTGTATATTGTTTTCTGagtaatgttaaaaaattgtaGATTGTTGCAATGCCACCTCCACGATCAGCCAAACGGGGCTCATGTTTAAAAACTACTGTAGGTGGAGTAGATGTATTTAAACCAATGTAGTCATTCTGTTTAAGCCAGGTCTCAGTTAGTCATAGTACATTAAAACCATTACCTGTGATCATTTAATTTACTATTAAACCCCTAGGTGTGAGCGAGCTTATGTTTTGGAGCCCtaacttgaattttttttttgttaactttgtttgatttttttttgtggatTGATGATAATCtgatttatttttagattttacaGGCAATTTATTGTTTGACCTCACTATCTGGGGAAATACACATGTGCTTTTATCAATTAGGTCGGTATTTTTAAGGATTGGACTTACAAGTCAAATAGTGCGCAGTATCTTTGAGATGATGTCCGATGGCAGATCCGCTCCAATTCTACTGGGGTGCAGCCCATCGGGATGGAAAAGCCTAGGTCACTCCCAGAAAACATCCCAGTTATTTACAAAGAGCAGTTTTTGTTTGTGACACATAGACATGAACCATTTATTGAAAGCAAATAGTCTACTGAACCTTTCGTGTCTTTGTCGGTATGGCAGAGTGGTGTTGACACAACAATACTCATCGTAGAAGATGTACGGCGTATTGTCTAGACCAGGTGTGTCTGCCGGAACACAGCCCACAgaggtgtccaatccggcccaCAGTCACTGGTAGTTCATATTCAGAAGGAGACATGCAGAAAGCGGCAAACCGCGGACTGTTTCAAAGGCAGAATGTAGGTGGTCCGGACGCGGTGCTTATGCACCCCAAAATCCTGTCATTTATGCAGGCATGGCTCTGTGTGGCAAGTGCAGAGATAAACCGCAGATGCGCGGCGATTCTGACGCGTACAGCCTTAACAAGCCGTGATGGCGACACGTGACAAACTGCAGTGGGTTCTAGTTTAGAAAAGgtttcacacacacaaacgtcTAGAAATGAGAGTAGCAACTGCCCTGACTGGTGAGATTGATCCGGTGGTCGAAGAAATGTAAAGAAGCACAATTTTAAAGCATAATGTCTGTGTTTTATGACTTCAAACTGTATTAGGTACTGTAATGCTTTACAAAACTAGCACTTTCTTTGcgaaatgactgttctcattacagtTAGATCTGTTGCTCACACTGGGCCTATTTAATTCAAGCATTTGTGCAACTTTTAATtaacaaaaatctatttcagacttatgcggctttcacataaGACAcatgcgccgcgcgagggcggtttgttgttgcttCAAGCAAAGCACGGGCGCAGCGAGtgcagcttgcgctcacgccgcggtcaaagttcaaaatagtttaacttttgcgctgcgctctgtgacgattacccgcgcggccaatagaaacggggcgtcCAAACAAAATGGACGAAGAGCTGCTTATACTCGGGTCTGGCCAGCAGAGCACAAGCGGcaagcgcagcgcacaccgcttcctatgtgaaagccgcattaTATGTAAAATGTATAGCCACTGCTTAAACGTAGATAAAAGAAAGGGAAAGGTTCTCCGATATACATAAGTTCACTTCACCATTTCCTTATGCAGAAATTGATGATTAAGAttaataaaatctttaaaatatttagttgtttttgactttgtccATTTTTGTCTTCGGTTCCAGTACATATCTTAGTCACTAAATTACCAGCAGTTTTTAACATTGTTACTAGGTGCTAACTAGATTATAGCAAAAATGTGTGTATAAACTGTAAAATAATTGAGAGAGAAACTGGAGATCATTTTATCACAATAACTAATTACTTATTCATTTCATTTAGAATCTTCAAAAAACGCACGGAGAAAGTGGTCCACAGAAGAGATCCAGGCTGTGGAAGAAACCCTAATGAACTGCATCAGGTCTGGAAAAGTTCCTGGAAAAGCCCAGTGCATGGAGTGCATTGAAAGGTCCCCATCAGCACTTCAAGGGAGAAGTTGGAAAGGGGTgaaattttatgttaaaaatcGCATTGATTCCATGAAGCGTAAAATGTAAAACGATAGAGCCTTTATCAAGATGTTTTTCCCATGTTTGTGGATAGGATAGCATTGGTTTGttgaaaacttaaaataaaaggTAAAGGGCCTTTATAGGGCTGGGtgataattttatgttaaaaatcACATTGATTCCATGAAGCGTAAAATGTAAAACGCTTGAGTCTTTATCAAGATGTTTTTCCCATGTTTGTGGATAGGATCGCATTGGTTTGttgaaaacttaaaataaaaggTAAAGGGCCTTTATAGGGCTGGGTGATATATCACATGTGATTATTTATGCacatctcatcagtaaagcagTTTCCAttattagtagtaaatcgctaTCACCTGC
The DNA window shown above is from Paramisgurnus dabryanus chromosome 23, PD_genome_1.1, whole genome shotgun sequence and carries:
- the LOC135748529 gene encoding uncharacterized protein isoform X1, whose amino-acid sequence is MSKDNEDETSYKSSTYGSSGCTVDDLTDGPEKTTTIDGPEKKTKFQSHHLSRLQKLRAHHNVCEDRYLKAQIFFLKDEREKTLFLHQRMTTKLNTRTTEESPSNSELSEDEYIPETEEESDSESDNKWSECVSSQAPRNLSEAKWNCPQLLPFADDVKKMHQYLDRQSKEYQAKLEEEPSNKHWAELAKVTLCQVILFNRRREGEVSKMALNAFILRDTSSTHPDVELALSDLEKRLCKHFQRIEIRGKRGRKVPILLTPEMMKSLELLVNHRRECDVLDENAYVFARPQALSHFRGSEAIREIARSCGAKHPEALSSTKLRKHMATMSKVLNLKDNEMDDLADFLGHDIRVHRQFYRLPEGTLQLAKISKVLMAMERGQIVDFKGKNLDEIQIDPKELVLMDSDVSDSENEKAMTGNYPSSSAGKNDKKVHPIGKDLRKPHAAKKSSKNARRKWSTEEIQAVEETLMNCIRSGKVPGKAQCMECIERSPSALQGRSWKGVKFYVKNRIDSMKRKM
- the LOC135748529 gene encoding uncharacterized protein isoform X2, with translation MSKDNEDETSYKSSTYGSSGCTVDDLTDGPEKTTTIDGPEKKTKLNTRTTEESPSNSELSEDEYIPETEEESDSESDNKWSECVSSQAPRNLSEAKWNCPQLLPFADDVKKMHQYLDRQSKEYQAKLEEEPSNKHWAELAKVTLCQVILFNRRREGEVSKMALNAFILRDTSSTHPDVELALSDLEKRLCKHFQRIEIRGKRGRKVPILLTPEMMKSLELLVNHRRECDVLDENAYVFARPQALSHFRGSEAIREIARSCGAKHPEALSSTKLRKHMATMSKVLNLKDNEMDDLADFLGHDIRVHRQFYRLPEGTLQLAKISKVLMAMERGQIVDFKGKNLDEIQIDPKELVLMDSDVSDSENEKAMTGNYPSSSAGKNDKKVHPIGKDLRKPHAAKKSSKNARRKWSTEEIQAVEETLMNCIRSGKVPGKAQCMECIERSPSALQGRSWKGVKFYVKNRIDSMKRKM